The sequence below is a genomic window from Arthrobacter sp. U41.
CTACCGCTGCGCAGAGACAACTGGCCACTTCGCCCGCAAGGCCGATCCGGTAGAGGACTACGTTGCCCAGGTCATCACGGCCCGCCTGTCCATGCCCGACGCCGGCCACCTCCTGACCGACACCACTAAGGCGGACCTCCCCCAGCTGCGCACCGACGCCACCGCGCTCCGGCAGCGCCTCAACTCCCTTGCCACGGACTTCGCCGACGGGGAACTGACGGCCCAGCAGTTGCGCGCCGCGTCGTCCCGCATCAAGGAGAAGCTGGCAGCAGCAGAGGCCTCCATGGCGGACGCGGGCCGAGTGAGCCTGTTGGGACCGCTAATCCATGCCAGCGACGTCCGCGCCGCCTGGGACGGGCTGCTGACCAGCCAACAGCGCGCCGTCATCGACACCCTGGCAACCGTGACGCTGCACCCCCCAGGGCGCGGCGTGCGCAACTTCAACCCCGATACGGTGAGCATCGACTGGAAATCGAACCTATAGCGACACGCCCAAACCCTGCCGCGCTCGAAATCTCCATTAGAGGTTGAAAGATTGCGTTAATGTGTAACCAGTAGCAACCCCCGCAGCGGAGTCCGAGCGCGTACCGGGAGGCCAAGAAACCACAGCTTGTAAAGGCACCATCCGCATCACGTAGGTAGGCAGGGTACTCGGACCCGACCAACTCCCACGGAGCCGCGGGCAGTAATTTACTGTCCCCGGAGGCTCCCCTTGCCAACGCCCGCCACAGATGAGCTGCTCACCGTCCGTGAAGCAGCCACCATTCTGCGCGTCTCCCCTGAATCAGTCCGCCGCCGTGTCCGCGCCGGCTCACTCCCCGCCTGCAGGCTCAGCCAGCGGGCCATCCGCATCCGCCGCGCCGACCTCGACACCATCACGACACCTGATGAATCCCTCGAGGCGCACATCGCCAAACTCGTCGCCGCAGCCCCACCGCTAAGCCCCGAACAAAGCACCCGGATCGCCATGCTCTTCCGGCCTGTAGCAGGTGCAACCGCGTGAGCCCGGACATGGAAAAGCCCCCGGCTGGCGAAACCAGGGGCCTGAAGGAGAATCCAACATCTTCCGCACCAATTCTAAGCCCTGACGGACTCAATCACTCGGAACAAGCACAGCTGATTCCGCTGCAGTCCGCGGACCTGAAGCAGCACAACGGCCCCGCCAGCGTCACCCAGCACGGCGACCAGGCACCGGCCCCCCAGGCACCCGCCCCGGCTGAAACCAAGCTCGTCCAGGAGGGCGCACAGATCCACCGCGGGCAAGTCCGCATCGCCTACATGCTCGCCGACGCCGGCAACGGCCAGCTGCTCCACGTCTACGGACTCGGCTGGCACTACTGGAACGGACGCTGCTGGCAGGAGGACCGCACCGGCCACGCGAAACGCGCCGTCCTCTTCGTCCTCGCCGACTGCTACAAACGGTCAGCCAACGATCCGGAACTGCGCATCGACGTCCGCAAATGCGAGACGGCCGCCGGCATCGAGGGCGTCCTCAAGATCGCCTCAGCGCTCCCGGAATTCGCCGTCACCGCCGACCAGCTCGACGCAGACCCCTACCTGCTCAACGTCGCCAACGGAACCCTGGACCTGCACACCATGCAACTCCACCCCCACGACCCGGCCAACCGCATGACACGCTGCACCAACGCCGCGTGGAACCCCGCAGCGGCCGGCCCCACATGGGAGGCCTGCCTCACCCGCTGGTTGCCCGACGCCGACGCCCGCGGATTCCTGCAGCGCTACGCCGGGCTCGCGCTCGCCGGCAAGGTCCTTGAGCACGTCCTCGCCATCCTCACCGGCCCCGGCCGCAACGGTAAAGGCGTCTGGTACGGGGCATTCAGCGCCGCCCTGGGCAACTACGCCGCCGCCGCCGAACCGGACCTGTTCATGCACCGCGAAGGGGCACACCCCACCGGGGAGATGGACCTCCGCGGCCGGCGCTGGGTAGTCGTCTCAGAATCCGACAAGGACCGGCGCCTGGCCGAGGCCACCATGAAAAGGCTCACCGGCGGCGACATGATCCGCGCCAGACGCCTCTACCAGGACTTCACAGAGTTCACCCCGTCGCACACGGCAGCGCTTGTCACCAACCACCTGCCGAAAGTCAGCGGAGACGACGCCGCCATCTGGGCCCGAATCCGCGTCATCCCTTTCGACGTCGTGATCCCGGCAGAGGAACAGGACCCGCACCTGCCCGAAAAACTGCAGCTGGAGATGGACGCCGTCCTTGCCTGGGCATTGACCGGCTGGCAGGCCTACCAGCGTCAAGGCCTCGCCGCCCCCGCCGCCGTCCTCGCCGCGACGGACAACTACCACCGCGACGCCGACGCCCTGGGCAGGTTCATCAGCGACGAATGTGACACCGGGCCCGGCTACTCCACCCTTACCGAACCGCTGCACCAGGCATGGAACGAATGGGCCGCAGCGGACGGCGTGGCACCCATGAGTAAACGGGCGTTCGGCGCTGCGCTTGAGCAACGCGGCTATCAGGCGAGGAAAGGAACGGGCGGCGTCCGCATCCGCGCCGGAATCCAACTCAAAATCGTCAACGTTTTCAGCTTTCCGAATGCCTCCAACAACCAATAGTGGCGCAAGTGGCATAAGAACTTTTTCTTTCCATACGTGCGGGTATACAGAAGTTCCTCAAGCTGTGCCACTTACGCCACTCCCCCCAAAAAACCCCTAGAAATCAAGGAATTTCAGATGAGCGCAAACCCCAGCACCGTCCAGGCCCTGCAAATCGACGGACTCAACACCCTGCAAATCGGCGGCCTAACCATCACCAAGGACATCGCCAAGCAGCTCGACCAGCTGCACTCCATGCACGACCACACACGGTTTGAGCCGTTGGGCCGGGTCCGCACCGGCCAAGGCTTCGAAGGCATGGAAGTACTCGGCCGCGACACCGCCACCGGGGCCCTCGTCATCATGCGCCACACACCCAATCCCCGCTGGGTCACGGAAGCCTACGACGACGCCGGCAAGACGCGCTACCGGACCGCCAACGACGGCAAGGACGAACTGCGCAACGCACTCACCAACGCCTACAGCCAGCTGCCGCTCATCGTCCTCCCCAAGGACGGCCGGCCATGACCCACACCACCCGCCCCAACGAAACGAAGGACAACTGACATGGCGAAGCAAGCCCACGACCAGGGAGTCAAAAAGAGCCGCAAGGACAAGCTTAAGCAGCCGTCCGTCACCAATTACGACGCCGTCGCGGAATCACTCGTTGACCGCGGGCTGTGCAGCCGCTACATCCTCTTCGGCCACCGCAAATGACAGCCCCGAAACTCATGGCCCGGCCCGACCAGCCCCGCATGGTCATCAAAGGCCGGCCCTGGACCTGGCACGCACCGGACGCCCCCGACGAAGCAGGCGTCGCACTGGTCATCGCGACCTCAAGGGTCGTCCAATTCCTCACCCCCGAACAGGCCATCACCCTCGCGGACCAACTCGTTGACGCCGCGGAATCACAGACCCACAACCACCCAACCGGCCACACGGCCACAAACGAAGGAACCGAATCATGACCCGCACAGCACCCATCAATTTCTCCGGCGGCAACAACTTCGCAGCCAACATGCGCCCGCCCAAGGAACTCCTCCCCGCCAACGTCGTCACCGCCCTGGCAGCGTACGACGACCTGCTGAACCGCCACTTCGCAGCCCGCGTCCGGGCCACCGCACTCAACAGCGACACCGCCACCGCCGAAGCGGAGAAGACCGACAACGCCGCCGTCGCCGCGGCCGTCGCCGCCAACGCACCCATCCCGGCACCCGAGGCGAAGAACGCCCTACTGAAGGCCCTGGAAGAATCCAACCGCGAACTGCAGGGCTTCGACACCGCCATCGCCGACGCAGAGAACAACCTCCGCACCCTCACCGAAAAGGCCGCAATCGCCTCCGGCTACGACCCGGCCAAAGAACACCAGACCATGCTCACCGCAACCAAGGGCCACCTCGACGCCGCCAACGCGGCGTTCGCCGCCTTCGCAGACCGTGAAGTCCTCAACGCCTGGATGATCAGCGGCGCACCCTTCGTCCCGCGCACCGCCGTCACCGTCCTCGACGTCCTTGCCCTCGAGCGAGGCATGATGGACGGCCGCAAGAATGTCCCCGTTCGGGAGATCCTCGACGGCGTCGTGAACGCGCTCAAGGTAGGCAAGTAACCATGGCCGGCATCGCATCGACACCCGGCGAAGTCCTCGCCGAAATCACCCGCGAACGCGGCAAGCGCCCCGCCGTGGACCACAACGGGCGCGTGCTCACCGTAGCGCCGGCAGAGTACACCGCAGGCCCGAACGGATGGCCGGTGAAGGTAGAGCCCACACCGCCCGCCGCCGTGCCGCCCGTCCCCGCCAGCACAGAACCCGCCGACTGATGGCAGTCATGGCAATCATCGGCGGCACACAAGGCCACGAGGTTACCGTGAGCGAAGTGGAGTCAGGCCAAGGCAGAGGCCAAGGCTTCGCACAGTGTGAGTGTGGATGGACGGCCACGAACATCATGGTCAACCTCACCATCTCCAACTCCCTCGCACACGCCAGAGCCTGCAAGAGGCGCAGCGAGCACGACGCCGCGGCTGCTGCACAGTGAGCCCCGTTGCCCGCCTGTCTTGCCCACACAGGGCAGGCGGGCAACGGACCCCCTGACGGGGCGGGGGGCACCCCCTTCCACCCCCTCCGATAGAGACGCGCCGGAGAGGGCATCGTCCTGCCGGGCATCGAAAATACAACCGTTTTCCCTTTCTGAGGAGGCACCACATGGCAGCTGACAAGCCTGCCGCACCTCGTGAGCTGGCACCGCGTGGGCGGAAGTTCTGGCGGCTCACGGTCGAAGTGCATGAACTGGAGCCGGAGGAACTCGAGCTGCTGCGCGAGGCGTGCCGGACGCTGGACAACCTGGACGCCTTGGGGCGTGCCATCCGCGTTGACGGGTCCATGGTCAAGGGCTCGGAAGGTCAGAGCCGCATTCACCCCGCGTTCGCTGAGATGCGCGGCGCGCAGGTGGTCTTGGGCCGGCTGCTGAAGCAGCTGGCGTTCCCGGAACCGGAGGCGGAACAGTCCGAGGCGTCCAAGCGTGCCCAGAAGGCCGCACAGGAGCGCTGGCGGATGGAAGCGGAACGGAAGGTCGGCCGCCATGCGTAGGCGGGACCAGGCAGCGGCCACGCACAACGGGCTCTTGGCGGTCCCGGCCTACCTCCTGCCGATCACGGCCAGGGAACGGCGGCTCACAGCTCTCGGCGGGGAACCGGTGCCGGCGGATGAGGTCCCCAGGGGCGCGGATTTGCTGGCGGCGTGGTTGGAAGATCATGGCTGCGAGCGCAAGGACTACACAACACGAAACGCCGCCATTCGGGCGGGGTCGAAGCTAAAATTATTGGAGCGGCAGGCATCCCACAGTGCACCGTCTCCACGTTTGAGGAAGAGGTAGTGGGATGTCGAACGACCATGTGATTGATGTCAAGGCCCGGGCGGACTTCACTGCGCTGTCCAAGGGCCTCGCGGACGCTGAGCGGGACCTGGGCAAAGCGAAGGAGGGTTTCTCGAAGTACGGGTCCGAGGCTGACAAGGCCACGAAGCAGACCCAGGGCTTTGTGGAGAAGAACCGCGGCCACATGGAGACCGTCGGGCGGGACTCTGCCATCATGGGTGGCGCCATCCTCGCCGGCATTGCCGTGGCCGTCCACGCCTACTCTGAGTTTTCCGGCCGCATGGCCCAGGTGCAGTCCCTCTCAGGCGCCACGGCTGCCGAAATGGACGTCCTCACCAACTCGGCCCTCACCATGGGCACCGCGTTCGGGTTGTCAGCGAATGACGTCGCCGACGCGGAGATTGAGCTTGTGAAGGCCGGCGTCTCCGTGAAGGAGATGATCGGCGGGGCACTGCCTGGCGCTTTGGCGCTGGCCGCCGCCGGCCAGATCGACGTCGGCAAAGCCACGGAAATCGCGACGATCGCGCTGACCCAGTTCAACCTCAAGGGCAAGGACGTCCCGCACGTCGCTGACCTCCTCGCTGCCGGGGCCGACAAAGCCCTGGGCGGCGTCTCCGAACTCGGTGAGGGCCTGAAGCAGGGCGGCCTGATCGCTTCCCAGTTCGGCCTCAGCATCGACGACACCGTTGGCACCTTGTCAGCCTTCGCCAACGCGGGCCTGCTCGGCTCCGACGCCGGCACCTCCATGAAGACCATGTTCCTGGCCCTCGCGTCCCCGTCGAAGGCAGCGCAGGCCGCACTGGATCAGTACAACATCACGGCGTACGACTCCAAGGGCGCGTTCATTGGTGTTGAGGCGCTCGCCGGGCAGTTGAAGGACAAGCTTGGCGGCCTGTCGGATGCGCAGCGCAACGCTGCCCTGTCCACGATCTTCGGGACCGACGCCATGCGGTCCGCGTCAGTCCTGGTGAAGGAGGGGTCGGCCGGGATCCGGAAGTGGATCGATGACGTCAATGACCAGGGGTTCGCCGCGCAGCAGGCCGCCGGGAAAATGGATTCACTCAACGGCGACTTCAAAAAGCTGAAGGCGTCCGTTGAGACCGGGCTTATCCAGATGGGTGCCGCAGCGGATGGCGCCCTTCGCCCCGTGGTCCAGGCACTGACGGGTGCGATCACTGCTTTCAACGGACTCGACGACAGCACAAAGTCCACGATCCTCACGGTGGCCGGGCTCGCCGGTTCCACCCTGCTGCTCGGCGGCATCCTTCTGAGCACGATTCCGAAGATCGCCGAAACGGCAAAGGCCATCCAGGCACTCCGTGCCGCGTCGCCCGCCGCGTCGGCTACCATCACGGCGCTGGGGAAGGCTGCGCTGCCGGCCGCTGCCGCGCTCACGGCCCTCCTGATCATGGACCGCATCGGTGACTCGATGAAGCCAGCGACGAAGTCCGTTGAAGAGGCAGTGCAGTCTTTCGTCAAGCTCGGCAAGGAAGGGAAGTCCGCCGGAGATATCTTCGGTAAGGACTTCTTCGGGTCCTCGAACGGTGCAGCACTCTCGGGTGAAATCCGTGGCGTGGGCGATGCGCTGAAGGAGGTCAACAACCTGGACCTCGGCGACAACCTGAACGACATGGTCTTCGGGATCACTTCGGCGTTCGGCATGCCGGTCAGCTCTCAGATCAACGAGACCCGCGCGTCCCTCGGGAAAATGGACGACGCGCTGCAGTCCCTGTCGACGTCGGGGTCCTTTGATCTGGCGGCGAAGGGCTTCAAGCAGATCACGGAGGAGGGCCTGAAACAGGGCATCGCTGTGGAGACGACGGCCAAGTCCTTCCCGCAGTACATGGATTCGCTGCGGAAGCTCTCGAACGACCTGAAGGTCCCGCTGAACGACCAGGAACTCCTGAACTGGGCCCTTGGTGAGGTCCCGCAGAAAATGAAGGACGCGCAGACTTCCACGGAGGGCCAAGCCAAAGCAGCGGAGGTCGCGGCCAAGGCCACCGAGGCGCAGCAGAAAGCCCTCGACGAGCTCGGCATCGCAGCTGACGGGGCGATCCTGCACCTGGACAAGCTTGTGCAGTCCATGCAGGCGTCCGGGCTCATCAGCATCTCTGCGGATCAGGCAGCGATCAACTACCAGAAGTCGCTCGAGGAAGTCGACGCGATGGTCTTCAAGAACGGCCAGACCCTCGACATCCACACCAAAGCCGGCAAAGAAAACATGGAGTCCTGGCTGGGGCAGGCCAGCGCCGCGAACAACGCCACCCTGGCGAACGCGAAGAACGGCATGTCCTCGGAGGAACTGCAGGTCAATCTGACCGACCAGTACTACAAGCTGCGGGACAACGCACTCGCCTTCGGGGCGGGCGCCACAGAGGCCGACAATATGGCACGCAAGGCTCTTGGCATCCCCAAGGACGTCAAGATCGAAACCGCGATCCAGAACTACGCCGACACCATGGCGAAGGCTCACGCGATCAAGCAGGCCGTCGACGGCATCACCTCGGTCAAGACGATTTTCTTCCAGACCGACGCGTCCGGGTTTTACGACCCCAGCGCCGGCACGGACGGTAAGGGCGCCGGGTCCGGTGGGATGTCCAAGGGGCCGAGAGCGTACGCGAAGGGCGGCGCCATTGACGACGCACCGGGGCCCAAGGGCGTGGATTCCCAGCTGATCTACGCGGCCAAAGGCGAACACATGCTGGACACCTCCGACGTGGACGCGCTCGGCGGCCAGTCCGGCGTCTATGCCATGCGCAGGGCACTCCACAACGGCGGTGTGCGGCCCACCTACGCAGCGGCCCCACCAGCTGCTCCGGTAGCCATGGGCGGATTCGGCGGCGGCGGCGGCTCGCCGGAAGTCCGGGTCTACATCGGCAACGAACAGATTGACGCCCGGATCGAGTACGTCTCGGAAGGCGTCACCACCAGGGCACTCAACGGCGTCTCCCGCCAGGTCGGAGGTATGCGACGATGACCGCCATGACAACTCCGGAGCGTGGCCTAGGATTTGACCATGGATAACCTGCACCCAGACGACCAGCCCCCGGCAACGTGGCGGCGAGACGTCTCCGAGGGCGAAACAGAACAAGCCGTCCACGTAGCGTTTACAGACCCGGCCTTCGAACTCGGCGTCCTGTTCTGCAGCCTGTTGAAAGACCCGGACGTCACGGCATTCGAGCTCAGCCAGCTGGTCACGCCGGAGTCCCTGCCCCAATGGGGGGACTTCAGCGGCGCCATTGAATGGTTCCGCGGAATTGACGATGTAGGGTACGGCAGCAACGTTGACCGCGCCCTGGGAGACGACGCCGTGGCCTACTTCAAGGTCTTTTCGGGGACGACGTCCAGCTACCAGGTCACTGACCTGCAGATCATGAGCGGCCCCGGCGTCCTCACCTTGGTGAACCGTGAAGGCGCCGGCTGGCGCGTCCATGGCGTCGGCTCCCACATCCACCCCGAACAGATACCGCACTAGGCCCCTTCCGGACACAGAGAACCCCGCCAGTCAACGCGACTGACGGGGTTTCTTTGCTTTGCGGCTATGAGGCAGCGCTGAGTGTTCCCAGCACGCTGAGGAGGTCAGAGGCCAGTTCCCGCGCGGCGTCAACGCTCATGCCTTCGGAGTCCCCCACGTAGACCAGGACGCCCTCCTCCGGGCTCCACGTCGTCTCGACGGTGCCCGCGCCCGGGCCCTTGTGCAGGTCCCCGCTGAGCTCAACCTCGCCTGCAGTAGTAGCGAGTGAGTTGAAGCCGGCCGGCGCGGCGATGGTGGTTGTGCTCATGAGATAAATCCCCCTGGTTGATGTTGGTATGAGATTAGCGGATTACGGTGACGCTATCGGGATGCCATTCCTGCCGTGAGCCGTCCGGCATCGTCACCCAGATTCCATGCCGGGTAACGCGCCAGACCTTTACAACCGGCCCGTCGACGTTCCCGAACATGCCAGTGAACTGCACAGTTCGGCCCGCGAACTTCGCTTTGAGCTCCTGCAGGTCCACGCGGCCCTACCCCCTAAATCCTCACGTCTGCTAATTACGTGTACAGCGTAAACGCAGCACCCGGTCGTAGCCGCGGGCCGTGAGCACGCCGCGTTCCATGGCATGGTCCAGGATTCGCGTGGTGGGGGCGCCGAGGCGTAAGGCACCCCGGAGCACGCGCCCCGGGACCTGGGCGTTGGTCTCCATTCCGAACGGCAGCAGTCTCGCCAGCTGGCACTCCCGCGCAACCTGGACACGGGCGGCGATGGTGGCCGTGTCCTCCTCGGCTCCCGGCTGGCCAAAGTCGGCCAGAGACACCCGCTCCAGCTGCAGCTGGATGTCGACCCTGTCCAGCAGCGGGCCGGACAGTCGGGCCAGGTACCGCCGGCGCATGGTGGGGGTGCAGATGCAGTCGATGCCCTTGCCCGTTGCCTTGCCACAGGGGCACGGGTTGGCCGCAAGAACCAGCTGGAAGCGGGCAGGGTAAGCCGCTGTTCCTGCCGAACGGTGAAGCACGAGCTCGCCACTTTCCAGCGGCTGCCGCAGGGCATCCAGCACCCGGCGTTCGTATTCAGGGGCCTCGTCGAGGAACAGCACGCCGCGGTGGGCCCGGGAGGCGGCCCCGGGTCTTGGCAGCCCGGAGCCGCCACCGATGATTGCCGCCGAGGTGGCGGTGTGGTGGGGGTTCTCGTATGGCGGCCTCCGCACGAGCTGAAGGGAGGCTGAGGTCAGTGCACAGAGTGAATGAATGGCGGTCACTGCCATGGCTTCGGCGTCCCCGAGGTCCGGCAGGAGCCCGGGAAGCCGTTCAGCGAGCATCGTTTTGCCCGCGCCCGGCGGACCAGTCAGCAGCAGATGGTGGGCGCCGGCAGCGGCGACTTCCAGAGCCCTCCGGGCGTCACCCTGCCCGGAGACGTCGCACATATCCGGCGGCGTGAAGGAAGACGCGTCAGCCCCGCCGTCAGATTCGCCGGGCTCAGGCACAGGTTCAAAGCCGAGGGCGAGCTCCTGCGGATCGGCGCCGAAATCGAAGGCCAGGCGGGCCAGCGTGGCGTAGCCCTGCACCCGGGCACCCGGCACGAGTTCCGCCTCGGCGGCGTTTGCCTGCGCCACGACTACGTCGGTGTAGCCAGCGCGCACCGCGGCCATGACGGCGGGAAGGACCCCGCGGACCGGCCGCAGCCTGCCGTCCAGTCCCAGTTCCGCGATGAACACCGTGCGGCCGGTGGTCCGGACGTCGTTGGCGGCCAGCAGGGCCGCCATGGCGATGGCCAGGTCGAAGCCGGAGCCCCGCTTGGGCAACGATGCGGGGATGAGGTTGGCCGTGATTTTCCGGCGGCTCAGTGGGATGCCGGAGTTCTGGGCAGCCGAGCGGATCCGTTCCTTGGCCTCGTTCAGCGAAGCGTCCGGCAGGCCCTTCTCTATGTGATGATTGGGCAATGACCAAGACAGCAGCCCTCTACATCCGGCAGTCACAGACGCACGATGACACTATCTCTCCGGAGCTACAGGATAAGAACGTACGACGATTCATTAAGGCACAAGGCTGGATTGCCGGGAAAGTCTACTCAGACATAGATATCTCAGGCCGGAAGATGGACAACAGGCCGGGACTGCTGGCGCTGGTGGAGGCCTATAAAGCCAAAGAGTTTGATGTTGCCGTAGCTGATGATTACAGCCGGTTCTCTCGTGACATGACAGATGGCTCTTCCATCATCGGCAACATGCAGCTTGCCACTGCTTCTGAAGGTGTCCCTGATCCTGAGGACGACTTTCCGCCGCTGCTGTATATGCTCCTTGCTCACAAGTACTCACGCGATATGGGCAAGCGCTGGAGGAACGCGCTGATGCACCGCCTAGCCAAGGGTCTTCCGCCGTCAGGCAAGCAGCAGTTCGGCTATGACAAGATCAACGGCTCCTACGTGCAGAACGCTGATGCTGCAATCCTGAAGGAAGCCTATGACCGCTACACAGCAGGGGAAGGCGTACGGAGCATCTGTACTGACTTCTCCGCTCGTGGCCTTGCTGCTCCGGGCCC
It includes:
- a CDS encoding helix-turn-helix domain-containing protein, producing MPTPATDELLTVREAATILRVSPESVRRRVRAGSLPACRLSQRAIRIRRADLDTITTPDESLEAHIAKLVAAAPPLSPEQSTRIAMLFRPVAGATA
- a CDS encoding DNA primase family protein gives rise to the protein MSPDMEKPPAGETRGLKENPTSSAPILSPDGLNHSEQAQLIPLQSADLKQHNGPASVTQHGDQAPAPQAPAPAETKLVQEGAQIHRGQVRIAYMLADAGNGQLLHVYGLGWHYWNGRCWQEDRTGHAKRAVLFVLADCYKRSANDPELRIDVRKCETAAGIEGVLKIASALPEFAVTADQLDADPYLLNVANGTLDLHTMQLHPHDPANRMTRCTNAAWNPAAAGPTWEACLTRWLPDADARGFLQRYAGLALAGKVLEHVLAILTGPGRNGKGVWYGAFSAALGNYAAAAEPDLFMHREGAHPTGEMDLRGRRWVVVSESDKDRRLAEATMKRLTGGDMIRARRLYQDFTEFTPSHTAALVTNHLPKVSGDDAAIWARIRVIPFDVVIPAEEQDPHLPEKLQLEMDAVLAWALTGWQAYQRQGLAAPAAVLAATDNYHRDADALGRFISDECDTGPGYSTLTEPLHQAWNEWAAADGVAPMSKRAFGAALEQRGYQARKGTGGVRIRAGIQLKIVNVFSFPNASNNQ
- a CDS encoding phage tail tape measure protein, producing MSNDHVIDVKARADFTALSKGLADAERDLGKAKEGFSKYGSEADKATKQTQGFVEKNRGHMETVGRDSAIMGGAILAGIAVAVHAYSEFSGRMAQVQSLSGATAAEMDVLTNSALTMGTAFGLSANDVADAEIELVKAGVSVKEMIGGALPGALALAAAGQIDVGKATEIATIALTQFNLKGKDVPHVADLLAAGADKALGGVSELGEGLKQGGLIASQFGLSIDDTVGTLSAFANAGLLGSDAGTSMKTMFLALASPSKAAQAALDQYNITAYDSKGAFIGVEALAGQLKDKLGGLSDAQRNAALSTIFGTDAMRSASVLVKEGSAGIRKWIDDVNDQGFAAQQAAGKMDSLNGDFKKLKASVETGLIQMGAAADGALRPVVQALTGAITAFNGLDDSTKSTILTVAGLAGSTLLLGGILLSTIPKIAETAKAIQALRAASPAASATITALGKAALPAAAALTALLIMDRIGDSMKPATKSVEEAVQSFVKLGKEGKSAGDIFGKDFFGSSNGAALSGEIRGVGDALKEVNNLDLGDNLNDMVFGITSAFGMPVSSQINETRASLGKMDDALQSLSTSGSFDLAAKGFKQITEEGLKQGIAVETTAKSFPQYMDSLRKLSNDLKVPLNDQELLNWALGEVPQKMKDAQTSTEGQAKAAEVAAKATEAQQKALDELGIAADGAILHLDKLVQSMQASGLISISADQAAINYQKSLEEVDAMVFKNGQTLDIHTKAGKENMESWLGQASAANNATLANAKNGMSSEELQVNLTDQYYKLRDNALAFGAGATEADNMARKALGIPKDVKIETAIQNYADTMAKAHAIKQAVDGITSVKTIFFQTDASGFYDPSAGTDGKGAGSGGMSKGPRAYAKGGAIDDAPGPKGVDSQLIYAAKGEHMLDTSDVDALGGQSGVYAMRRALHNGGVRPTYAAAPPAAPVAMGGFGGGGGSPEVRVYIGNEQIDARIEYVSEGVTTRALNGVSRQVGGMRR
- a CDS encoding YifB family Mg chelatase-like AAA ATPase; the encoded protein is MPNHHIEKGLPDASLNEAKERIRSAAQNSGIPLSRRKITANLIPASLPKRGSGFDLAIAMAALLAANDVRTTGRTVFIAELGLDGRLRPVRGVLPAVMAAVRAGYTDVVVAQANAAEAELVPGARVQGYATLARLAFDFGADPQELALGFEPVPEPGESDGGADASSFTPPDMCDVSGQGDARRALEVAAAGAHHLLLTGPPGAGKTMLAERLPGLLPDLGDAEAMAVTAIHSLCALTSASLQLVRRPPYENPHHTATSAAIIGGGSGLPRPGAASRAHRGVLFLDEAPEYERRVLDALRQPLESGELVLHRSAGTAAYPARFQLVLAANPCPCGKATGKGIDCICTPTMRRRYLARLSGPLLDRVDIQLQLERVSLADFGQPGAEEDTATIAARVQVARECQLARLLPFGMETNAQVPGRVLRGALRLGAPTTRILDHAMERGVLTARGYDRVLRLRCTRN